One window of Bacteroidales bacterium genomic DNA carries:
- a CDS encoding acylphosphatase, with the protein MHCYTIHITGAVFKTGFRYFLKAKASSLGITGRVYYENENSVGITASGTKENLKSFVECCSPGNRFFRINQMEVMEVPPEEFSSFEVEDDKTENDLDMMITNDEH; encoded by the coding sequence ATGCATTGCTATACTATCCATATCACCGGCGCTGTGTTCAAAACAGGCTTCAGGTATTTCCTGAAAGCTAAAGCCTCATCATTGGGAATAACAGGTAGGGTGTATTATGAAAATGAAAATTCGGTAGGGATAACAGCATCAGGAACGAAGGAAAACCTAAAAAGTTTTGTTGAATGTTGCAGTCCAGGAAACCGCTTTTTTCGGATTAATCAAATGGAAGTTATGGAGGTCCCTCCCGAAGAGTTTTCATCCTTCGAAGTGGAGGATGATAAAACTGAGAATGATTTGGACATGATGATTACTAATGATGAACATTAA
- a CDS encoding helix-turn-helix domain-containing protein → MFAKAKKIVVIILLAVASQASIPQPASTKKFDEQYEHAEHLIGQTCDSLKLLLAQLNNNEHLTEIQRAKLDLMRSKFQILDEIFSLSANYEVLPFDTISNPGNLLERAQNLIIQSRPDEGIPLILEFINKVEGQNDSTIYAKIYLAEAYRQKKEYNKGIAMIYGILGSQNINVKNRAFALSRMAALMNEKKPFDGNRADSVDKYSRLCIEISEKYQLTEYLGLSQNELGNNYLRLKIPDSALYLITKAANNFLSIQKFPQTINTYLNLSRIYINLGEPEKAKNILLKALELGTIEENRNLFKYAYYYLADISFRLGDYPSAYEYLKVSYSLMTRFFDDRIQRQINEMSARYDLQEKETKIKEEAQKIRGYRLQLRYFMVISLIAVSLLMVLVVFFRFKNRAYKKLVEQNLKAMKLEKQVEFCLRNLSENDIMHKLGAEDRNAELALRLEKFMAEEKPYLWCDISLEECCKKLNTNRTYLSKLINDKYQMGFYDLLFEYRVKTAIECLNNPQLSHLSVEGIGEMAGFKSNSNFYKRFRHSIGMTPHQFREMAQKLEKQPLA, encoded by the coding sequence ATGTTCGCAAAAGCTAAAAAGATAGTTGTCATAATCCTTCTGGCTGTGGCTTCTCAGGCTTCCATACCTCAACCGGCAAGCACGAAGAAGTTTGACGAACAGTACGAACATGCCGAACACTTAATCGGCCAAACCTGTGATTCCCTGAAACTGCTTCTTGCTCAATTGAACAACAATGAACATCTGACGGAAATCCAACGGGCAAAGCTCGATTTAATGCGGTCAAAGTTTCAGATACTGGATGAAATCTTCTCCTTATCAGCGAATTACGAAGTCCTTCCTTTCGACACAATTTCCAATCCGGGCAATTTATTGGAAAGGGCACAAAATCTAATTATTCAGTCCAGGCCGGATGAAGGAATACCGCTTATCCTCGAATTTATCAATAAAGTGGAAGGCCAAAACGATTCCACAATCTATGCAAAAATTTACCTGGCAGAAGCTTACCGGCAAAAGAAGGAATACAACAAAGGAATCGCAATGATTTATGGGATATTGGGTAGTCAAAATATCAATGTAAAAAACAGGGCGTTTGCCCTGAGCAGGATGGCTGCGCTGATGAATGAAAAGAAACCTTTTGACGGAAACAGAGCCGACTCAGTTGATAAGTACTCAAGGCTTTGCATCGAAATTTCGGAAAAATATCAACTGACAGAATATTTGGGATTATCGCAAAACGAACTCGGGAATAATTACCTCAGGCTTAAAATACCTGATTCAGCATTGTATTTAATTACCAAGGCTGCCAACAATTTTCTGAGCATTCAAAAATTTCCGCAAACAATCAACACCTATCTTAATCTGTCACGTATCTACATAAATTTGGGGGAACCGGAAAAAGCGAAGAATATTTTGCTCAAAGCGCTTGAATTAGGAACCATCGAAGAAAACCGGAATTTATTCAAGTATGCTTATTATTACCTTGCCGACATAAGTTTCAGGTTAGGCGATTACCCGTCTGCTTATGAGTACCTGAAGGTTTCATACAGTTTGATGACCCGGTTTTTTGATGATCGGATTCAGCGCCAGATCAACGAAATGTCGGCCAGGTATGACCTTCAGGAAAAAGAAACTAAAATAAAAGAAGAAGCTCAAAAAATAAGAGGCTACCGCTTACAATTAAGATACTTCATGGTGATTTCACTGATAGCTGTAAGCCTGCTGATGGTTCTGGTAGTTTTTTTCAGATTTAAGAACAGAGCCTATAAAAAGCTGGTTGAACAAAACCTGAAGGCCATGAAACTTGAAAAGCAGGTTGAATTCTGCCTCAGGAATCTTTCGGAAAATGACATTATGCATAAGCTTGGCGCCGAAGACCGCAATGCTGAGCTGGCGCTGAGGTTGGAGAAATTTATGGCCGAGGAAAAACCTTACCTCTGGTGCGACATAAGTTTGGAAGAATGCTGTAAAAAACTAAACACCAACCGTACCTACCTTTCAAAACTCATCAACGACAAGTATCAGATGGGTTTTTACGACCTGTTGTTTGAATATCGCGTGAAGACAGCCATCGAATGCCTGAACAATCCACAGTTAAGCCACCTTTCAGTTGAAGGTATTGGTGAAATGGCCGGTTTTAAATCCAATTCAAATTTTTACAAAAGATTTAGACATTCAATCGGGATGACCCCACATCAATTTAGGGAAATGGCGCAGAAGCTCGAAAAACAACCTCTGGCATAA